A region from the Macaca mulatta isolate MMU2019108-1 chromosome 13, T2T-MMU8v2.0, whole genome shotgun sequence genome encodes:
- the SPMIP9 gene encoding protein SPMIP9, which yields MAGVKYPGQDPVDLDIYQSSHMVDYQPYGKHKYSRVTPQEQAKLDAQLRDKEFYRPIPNPNPKLTDGYPAFKRPHMTAKDLGLPGFFPSQEHEATWEDERKFTSTCHFTYPASHDLHLAQGDPNQLLRSADFPCLLDPKHQPAAEIAKGYLLLPGCPCLHHHIVKVPILNRWGPLMPFYQ from the exons ATGGCAGGTGTGAAATACCCGGGACAG GACCCTGTGGATTTAGACATATACCAAAGCTCCCACATGGTCGACTATCAACCCTACGGGAAGCACAAATACTCCAGGGTCACGCCGCAAGAG CAGGCAAAGCTCGATGCTCAACTCCGGGACAAAGAGTTTTATAGGCCCAtccctaaccccaaccccaagCTAACGGATGGGTACCCTGCTTTCAAAAGACCCCACATGACTGCCAAAGACCTGGGACTTCCTGGCTTCTTCCCATCACAGGAACATGAGGCCACATGGGAGGACGAGCGCAAGTTCACCAGTACCTGCCATTTCACATATCCAGCTTCCCACGATCTGCACCTGGCCCAGGGTGACCCCAACCAGCTCCTCCGGAGTGCTGACTTTCCGTGCCTCCTGGATCCCAAGCACCAGCCTGCTGCAGAGATAGCCAAAGGCTACCTGCTACTGCCAGGGTGTCCCTGTCTTCATCACCATATAGTCAAGGTCCCTATCTTGAACCGGTGGGGACCCTTGATGCCATTTTACCAGTAG